The Novipirellula artificiosorum genome includes a window with the following:
- a CDS encoding DUF1269 domain-containing protein — protein sequence MDKVEEEMKGQIGTLIKSNLTHEQEAKLNAGFGEE from the coding sequence TTGGACAAAGTCGAAGAAGAAATGAAAGGCCAGATTGGAACGCTCATCAAATCCAACCTGACCCACGAACAGGAAGCGAAGCTCAACGCGGGATTCGGCG
- a CDS encoding HdeD family acid-resistance protein, producing MHSIDDVNRSSGAFIWKLLLGVLYLLGGISVLFAPGIAALTLSVVLAISIVVQSLIQVATAFQVRPEQGWSWLLFSGVTGLFLGGLIWAQGPAGAVWLLGVWFGLNLLSDGIGLAMASCVIRAKLKQQDRLEAPEAA from the coding sequence ATTCATTCCATTGACGATGTGAATCGGTCCTCGGGGGCATTCATCTGGAAGTTGTTGCTGGGTGTGCTTTACTTGCTGGGTGGGATTTCAGTGCTGTTCGCTCCCGGCATCGCCGCTCTGACGCTGAGCGTGGTTTTGGCCATCAGCATCGTTGTGCAGAGTTTGATTCAGGTGGCGACGGCCTTTCAAGTTCGACCAGAGCAAGGTTGGAGCTGGCTATTGTTTAGCGGCGTCACGGGCTTGTTCCTGGGCGGTCTGATCTGGGCACAGGGGCCAGCGGGTGCCGTCTGGTTGCTGGGCGTCTGGTTCGGTTTGAATCTGTTGTCCGATGGCATTGGACTGGCCATGGCCTCCTGCGTGATTCGCGCAAAACTTAAACAGCAAGATCGTTTGGAAGCACCAGAAGCAGCCTAG